A single window of Streptomyces cathayae DNA harbors:
- a CDS encoding response regulator transcription factor: MTTVLIADDQPLQRFGFRMLLESQDDMTVLGEASGGSEAIRLTAELHPDVVLMDIRMPGMDGIEATRRIVAAGDRTRVLILTTFDLDEYAYAGLRAGASGFLVKDAQPEELLSGIRSVATGDAVVAPGLTRRLLDAYVHHLPTPTRQGTSPPTTPHTDPRLGALTEREREILTVIGQGWTNTEIATRLHLAESTVKTHVGRILAKTGSRDRIQAVILAYDTKLVEPS, from the coding sequence GTGACCACCGTCCTCATCGCCGACGACCAGCCCCTTCAGCGATTCGGCTTCCGCATGCTGCTGGAGAGCCAGGACGACATGACAGTCCTCGGCGAGGCATCGGGAGGCAGCGAAGCAATCCGTCTGACGGCCGAACTGCACCCCGACGTCGTCCTGATGGACATCCGCATGCCCGGCATGGACGGCATCGAGGCCACCCGCCGCATCGTCGCCGCCGGCGACCGCACCCGTGTCCTCATCCTCACGACGTTCGACCTCGACGAGTACGCCTACGCAGGACTCCGTGCCGGCGCCTCCGGCTTCCTGGTCAAGGACGCCCAGCCGGAGGAGCTCCTCTCCGGCATCCGCTCCGTCGCCACCGGGGACGCGGTCGTCGCGCCCGGCCTGACCCGCCGTCTCCTGGACGCCTACGTCCACCACTTGCCGACACCGACTCGCCAGGGCACGTCCCCGCCCACAACCCCGCACACCGACCCCCGCCTGGGCGCTCTCACCGAGCGCGAACGCGAGATCCTCACGGTTATCGGTCAGGGCTGGACCAACACGGAGATCGCCACCCGCCTCCACCTCGCCGAATCAACGGTGAAAACACACGTGGGCCGCATTCTCGCAAAGACGGGCTCGAGGGACCGCATCCAGGCAGTGATCCTGGCGTACGACACAAAACTGGTGGAGCCGTCATAA
- a CDS encoding sensor histidine kinase, with product MSLVANDDRETPTAERPSERPTEPLTQYVQRLNQRVRAFDRRHPLLWDLHFTGFWTTAALIDYAGGGWRTVTHNPDTPGPLLLVLSLGLSLPLLWRRTHPAAVLLAMAPFALVNAWSGAVLQAALLQLVAVHHIALRLPLRYLWWTTALVLTPVAVSTARHGEGDWSQQIGSQLTSVIVAALIGVTVRTRRNYTEALEDRARRLEIERDQQAQLATAAERARIAREMHDIIGHNLSVITGLADGGKYAATKSPERTAQALDAIGTTSRQAMSELRRLLDVLRDDESSHHPAELTPQPTLTDLEQLINGVRAAGLPVHTTVDGRAGLPPGRQLTVYRVIQEALTNTLKHAGPNTTAEITLAYGDQGSVTATITDTGTAGNTGTTGTDTPADGRGLPGMRERTALYGGTLEAGPRPRPEQGWRVHLHLPEEPPQ from the coding sequence ATGAGCCTCGTGGCGAACGACGACCGGGAGACACCCACGGCAGAACGGCCATCGGAACGGCCCACGGAACCTCTCACCCAGTACGTGCAACGCCTCAACCAGCGGGTGCGCGCGTTCGACCGGCGCCACCCGCTGCTGTGGGACCTGCACTTCACCGGCTTCTGGACGACGGCCGCCCTCATCGACTACGCCGGCGGCGGATGGCGCACCGTCACCCACAACCCGGACACCCCCGGCCCTCTCCTGCTCGTCCTGAGTCTGGGCCTGTCCCTCCCTCTCCTGTGGCGCCGCACCCACCCCGCGGCGGTCCTGCTCGCCATGGCGCCGTTCGCCCTGGTCAACGCCTGGTCAGGCGCTGTCCTCCAGGCAGCCCTGCTACAACTCGTCGCCGTCCACCACATCGCCCTGCGCCTCCCCTTGCGATACCTGTGGTGGACGACCGCCCTCGTCCTCACACCGGTCGCGGTCTCCACGGCCCGCCACGGGGAGGGCGACTGGAGTCAGCAGATCGGCTCGCAGCTGACGTCCGTCATCGTGGCGGCCCTCATCGGCGTCACGGTCCGCACCCGCCGGAACTACACCGAGGCCCTGGAGGACCGGGCCCGCCGCCTCGAGATCGAACGCGACCAGCAGGCCCAGCTCGCCACCGCAGCCGAACGCGCCCGCATCGCCCGCGAGATGCACGACATCATCGGCCACAACCTCTCCGTCATCACGGGCTTGGCCGACGGCGGCAAGTACGCGGCCACCAAGTCCCCGGAACGCACCGCTCAGGCACTGGACGCCATCGGCACCACCAGCCGCCAGGCGATGAGCGAACTCCGTCGCCTCCTGGACGTCCTGCGGGACGACGAGAGCAGCCACCACCCCGCCGAGCTGACTCCCCAGCCCACCCTCACCGACCTCGAGCAGCTCATCAACGGCGTCCGCGCCGCGGGCCTCCCCGTCCACACCACCGTCGACGGCCGGGCTGGCCTTCCCCCAGGCCGCCAGCTCACCGTCTACCGCGTCATCCAGGAAGCCCTCACCAACACACTCAAGCACGCCGGCCCGAACACCACCGCCGAGATCACCCTCGCCTACGGCGACCAGGGCTCCGTCACGGCCACGATCACCGACACCGGAACGGCCGGAAACACGGGGACCACCGGAACGGACACTCCCGCCGACGGGCGCGGCCTCCCCGGAATGCGTGAGCGAACCGCCCTGTACGGCGGCACACTTGAAGCCGGCCCACGGCCCCGCCCCGAACAGGGCTGGCGCGTCCACCTGCACCTTCCGGAGGAACCCCCGCAGTGA
- a CDS encoding GNAT family N-acetyltransferase, whose translation MTTTRSGTGIGTAFGDYVIRQVRAEEWAAVKGLRLIALRDPVADIAFLETYETAVTRPDTYWQERTARAAEGADGMRQFIAETADGTWVGSVALLVEEPGTKDLAGFCVERRQGHLVGVFVRPEYRGNGLTKALFEAALEWAWGVGLERVRLIVHPDNVRALGFYRKAGFVESGVSLPLAGRPDEYELEMVVER comes from the coding sequence ATGACTACTACGCGTTCCGGGACGGGGATCGGCACCGCTTTCGGGGACTATGTGATCCGGCAGGTGCGGGCCGAGGAGTGGGCCGCGGTGAAGGGGTTGCGGCTCATCGCGCTGCGGGACCCGGTCGCGGACATCGCCTTTCTGGAGACGTACGAGACGGCGGTGACGCGGCCCGACACGTACTGGCAGGAGCGGACGGCGCGGGCGGCCGAGGGTGCGGACGGGATGCGGCAGTTCATCGCCGAGACGGCGGACGGTACCTGGGTGGGGTCGGTCGCCCTGCTGGTCGAGGAGCCCGGTACGAAGGACTTGGCCGGGTTTTGCGTCGAGCGGCGGCAGGGGCATCTTGTCGGGGTGTTCGTACGGCCCGAGTATCGGGGGAACGGGCTCACCAAGGCGTTGTTCGAGGCTGCGTTGGAGTGGGCGTGGGGGGTGGGGTTGGAGCGGGTGCGGCTCATCGTGCACCCGGACAATGTGCGTGCCCTCGGTTTCTACCGCAAGGCGGGCTTCGTGGAGAGCGGGGTGAGCCTGCCGTTGGCGGGGAGGCCGGACGAGTACGAGTTGGAGATGGTTGTCGAGCGGTGA
- a CDS encoding ATP-binding protein, whose product MRDPLSVVTDAFTSFLFGKVETTRLPVRTSTGQAQAVYLPTAAPGLGDSGVIIGREVYSGKGYIYDPFQLYGQQLPAPHWLVLGESGNGKSALEKTYVLRQLRFRDRQVVVLDAQGEDGVGEWNLIAQELGITPIRLDPTAALNHGIRLNPLDPTITTTGQLALLRTIIEVAMGRGLDERSGFALKVAHAYVTESIVERQPVLTDIVERLRHPEPESAEAMNVAIDDVRAWGLDVALVLDRLVDGDLRGMFDGPTTVGIDLDAPLIVFDLSHIDRNSIAMPILMAIVGVWLEHTWIRPDRKKRIFLVEEAWHIINSPFVAQLFQRLLKFGRRLGLSFVAVVHHLSDVVDGAAAKEAAAILKMASTRTIYAQKADEARATGRVLGLPRWAVEIIPSLTPGIAVWDVNGNVQVVKHLITETERPLVFTDRAMTESSADLPHDALLAAELEAEERAAAFVEQHVGDSRSTVA is encoded by the coding sequence ATGCGGGATCCGCTGTCCGTCGTCACCGACGCCTTCACGTCCTTCCTGTTCGGGAAGGTCGAGACGACACGGCTGCCGGTGCGCACGTCCACCGGCCAGGCGCAGGCCGTCTACCTGCCGACGGCCGCCCCCGGCCTCGGCGACTCCGGCGTCATCATCGGCCGCGAGGTCTACTCCGGCAAGGGCTACATCTACGACCCGTTCCAGCTCTACGGCCAGCAGCTGCCCGCGCCGCACTGGCTGGTCCTCGGCGAGTCCGGCAACGGCAAGTCGGCCCTGGAGAAGACGTACGTCCTGCGCCAGCTGCGCTTCCGCGACCGCCAGGTCGTCGTCCTGGACGCCCAGGGCGAGGACGGGGTCGGCGAGTGGAACCTCATCGCGCAGGAACTGGGCATCACCCCCATCCGGCTGGACCCGACGGCCGCCCTGAACCACGGCATCCGGCTCAACCCGCTCGACCCGACCATCACCACGACGGGCCAGCTCGCGCTGCTGCGCACCATCATCGAGGTCGCGATGGGCCGCGGCCTCGACGAGCGCTCCGGCTTCGCGCTCAAGGTCGCGCACGCCTACGTCACCGAGAGCATCGTCGAACGCCAGCCGGTCCTCACCGACATCGTCGAGCGGCTGCGCCACCCCGAACCGGAGTCGGCGGAGGCGATGAACGTGGCCATAGACGACGTACGGGCCTGGGGCCTGGACGTCGCCCTGGTCCTCGACCGGCTCGTCGACGGTGACCTGCGCGGCATGTTCGACGGCCCGACGACGGTCGGCATCGACCTGGACGCGCCGCTGATCGTCTTCGACCTGTCTCACATCGACCGCAACTCCATCGCCATGCCGATCCTGATGGCGATCGTCGGCGTCTGGCTGGAGCACACCTGGATCCGCCCCGACCGGAAGAAGCGCATCTTCCTGGTCGAGGAGGCCTGGCACATCATCAACAGCCCGTTCGTCGCCCAGCTGTTCCAGCGGCTGCTGAAGTTCGGCCGCCGGCTCGGCCTGTCCTTCGTCGCGGTCGTCCACCACCTGTCCGACGTGGTGGACGGGGCGGCGGCCAAGGAGGCGGCGGCCATCCTGAAGATGGCGTCGACCCGGACCATCTACGCCCAGAAGGCCGACGAGGCACGGGCGACGGGCAGAGTGCTGGGCCTGCCCCGGTGGGCGGTGGAGATCATCCCCTCGCTCACCCCGGGCATCGCGGTCTGGGACGTCAACGGCAATGTGCAGGTGGTCAAACACCTGATCACCGAGACCGAGCGCCCGCTGGTCTTCACCGACCGCGCGATGACCGAGTCCTCCGCCGACCTGCCCCACGACGCCCTGCTCGCCGCCGAACTGGAGGCGGAGGAGCGGGCCGCGGCCTTCGTGGAACAGCACGTCGGCGACTCCCGGTCGACGGTGGCGTAA
- a CDS encoding SCO6880 family protein yields the protein MTTDSHLSHPVTPRRTYLIGRARPNAIVGRNRETGEIALIVLGAFFGMMAGLLVPVLSLRIVLLAGLPMIALAAVYVPYRGRTFYKWFEINRSYRRSVRQGTTYRSGVVEAGTRLDGREVEVGPPPGIGRITWLAAPFGPDEIAVQLHADRKTVTAAIEIEGPGVGLRDSEDQEALVDRFGTLLKHVANGDGFVTRIQMLARTLPADPDAHAKDVSLRGDEKAPPWLQQSYDQLQSMVSTSSEQHRAYLVACMHYTRDLASEANAMARAMRTQSRRKVDRDAGLAVVMARELTDICSRLQEADIRVRQPLGQSRLSSLIHSMYDPDHPIDHIQAMTKRNAWPAELDAMEPTYLQAKTRESSTRAPWCHATAWIKEWPMTPVGVNFLAPLLVHTPDVIRTVAVTMDLEPTEVAIERMLTEKTNDEADASRAAKMNRTVDPRDIAAHGRLDQRGEDLASGAAGVNLVGYITVSSRNPEALARDKRTIRASAGKSYLKLEWCDREHHRAFVNTLPFATGIRR from the coding sequence TTGACGACCGATTCCCACCTGTCCCATCCGGTCACGCCCCGCCGTACGTATCTGATCGGCCGGGCCCGGCCGAACGCGATCGTCGGCCGCAATCGGGAGACCGGGGAGATCGCGCTGATCGTCCTGGGCGCGTTCTTCGGCATGATGGCCGGTCTCCTCGTCCCCGTGCTGTCCCTGCGGATCGTGCTGCTCGCGGGCCTCCCGATGATCGCGCTGGCCGCCGTGTACGTGCCGTACCGGGGCCGCACGTTCTACAAGTGGTTCGAGATCAACCGGAGCTACCGGCGGAGCGTGCGCCAGGGCACGACGTACCGCTCGGGTGTCGTGGAAGCGGGCACCCGGCTGGACGGCCGGGAGGTCGAGGTCGGGCCGCCGCCCGGGATCGGGCGGATCACCTGGCTCGCCGCCCCCTTCGGGCCCGACGAGATCGCCGTACAGCTGCACGCGGACCGCAAGACGGTCACCGCGGCCATCGAGATCGAGGGCCCCGGCGTGGGGCTGCGCGACTCCGAGGACCAGGAGGCGCTCGTCGACCGCTTCGGCACGCTGCTCAAGCACGTGGCGAACGGCGACGGCTTCGTGACCCGCATCCAGATGCTCGCCCGCACCCTGCCCGCCGACCCCGACGCGCACGCCAAGGACGTCTCCCTGCGCGGGGACGAGAAGGCACCCCCGTGGCTCCAGCAGTCGTACGACCAGCTGCAGTCGATGGTGTCGACCAGCAGCGAACAGCACCGCGCCTATCTCGTCGCCTGCATGCACTACACGCGTGATCTGGCCTCCGAGGCCAACGCGATGGCCCGCGCGATGCGCACCCAGAGCCGCCGCAAGGTGGACCGGGACGCCGGGCTGGCCGTCGTCATGGCCCGTGAGCTGACCGACATCTGCTCCCGGCTCCAGGAGGCCGACATCCGCGTACGGCAGCCGCTCGGCCAGAGCAGGCTGTCCTCGCTGATCCACTCCATGTACGACCCGGACCACCCCATCGACCACATCCAGGCGATGACCAAGCGCAACGCCTGGCCGGCCGAGCTGGACGCCATGGAGCCCACCTACCTCCAGGCCAAGACCCGCGAGTCCTCCACCCGCGCCCCCTGGTGCCACGCCACGGCCTGGATCAAGGAGTGGCCGATGACCCCGGTGGGCGTCAACTTCCTCGCGCCGCTCCTCGTCCACACCCCGGACGTGATCCGTACCGTCGCCGTCACGATGGACCTGGAACCCACCGAGGTCGCCATCGAGCGCATGCTGACGGAGAAGACCAACGACGAGGCCGACGCGTCCCGCGCCGCGAAGATGAACCGCACGGTCGACCCGCGCGACATCGCCGCGCACGGCCGGCTCGACCAGCGCGGCGAGGACCTCGCCAGCGGCGCGGCCGGCGTCAACCTCGTCGGCTACATCACCGTCTCCTCCCGCAATCCCGAGGCGCTGGCCCGCGACAAGCGGACCATCCGGGCCTCGGCCGGAAAGTCGTACCTGAAGCTGGAGTGGTGCGACCGCGAGCACCACCGCGCCTTCGTGAACACACTCCCGTTCGCCACCGGCATTCGAAGGTAG
- a CDS encoding DUF397 domain-containing protein, translated as MPHWQKSSYCGEGESCIHVAATTAPRAAIHMTESADPSGAILTATPDDFLRLLQVLKGEREVTAHRPTAIDVTVDDDLTVRIHADATPGTTVTTDRHRWDTFVLGVRAGEFDHFVAQP; from the coding sequence ATGCCCCACTGGCAGAAGTCCTCGTACTGCGGCGAAGGCGAATCCTGCATACACGTCGCAGCCACCACCGCTCCCCGGGCGGCCATCCACATGACCGAGTCCGCCGATCCCAGCGGAGCGATACTCACCGCCACGCCGGACGACTTCCTGAGGCTCCTTCAGGTGCTCAAGGGGGAACGGGAGGTGACCGCCCACCGGCCCACCGCCATCGACGTGACCGTCGACGACGACCTCACCGTCCGCATCCACGCCGACGCGACCCCCGGGACCACCGTCACCACGGACCGACACCGGTGGGACACCTTCGTCCTCGGCGTACGCGCGGGTGAGTTCGACCATTTCGTGGCCCAACCGTGA
- a CDS encoding helix-turn-helix domain-containing protein yields MPARTNPTARQRRFGVELRKLRERAGLTSTEAAQLLGTKQAQVSNMESGRQPVSADRVRTLACQYDCPDKDLVEGLAAMTGERRRGWWEEYRDILPSGLLDLAELEHHGTALRTAHTSGIPGLLQTMDHAREVFLQVVPDLSPPDVEHRTSFRIKRQAVIFRQQPVPYQAIIHEAALQMRFGGRDVAKRQLKHLLKMSEHPNISIHVIPFDAGGFPGAGQPIYYVHGPVPPLDTVQLDQSHGIALLDADAQLEKYRKVLDRLLALSLIEIESRALIHRIIQSI; encoded by the coding sequence ATGCCCGCGAGAACCAACCCCACTGCCCGGCAGCGCCGCTTCGGTGTTGAGCTGCGCAAACTGCGCGAGCGCGCCGGCCTGACCTCGACGGAGGCCGCACAACTCCTAGGGACCAAGCAAGCCCAGGTCAGCAACATGGAGTCAGGACGACAGCCAGTCAGCGCCGATCGCGTGCGCACTCTGGCCTGCCAATACGACTGCCCCGACAAGGACCTCGTCGAAGGGCTCGCCGCGATGACCGGCGAGCGCCGACGCGGCTGGTGGGAGGAGTACCGGGACATCCTGCCGTCGGGTCTGCTGGATCTGGCCGAGCTGGAACACCACGGCACCGCCCTGCGCACTGCCCACACCTCCGGCATTCCGGGCCTCTTGCAGACGATGGACCACGCCCGCGAGGTGTTCCTCCAGGTCGTCCCCGACCTGTCACCCCCTGATGTGGAACACCGGACCTCGTTCCGCATCAAGCGCCAAGCCGTCATCTTCCGCCAGCAGCCGGTCCCCTACCAGGCGATCATTCACGAGGCGGCCCTGCAGATGAGGTTCGGCGGGCGGGATGTGGCCAAGCGGCAGCTCAAGCACCTGCTCAAGATGAGCGAGCACCCCAACATCTCGATCCACGTCATCCCCTTCGACGCGGGCGGCTTTCCCGGAGCCGGACAGCCGATCTACTACGTGCACGGCCCCGTGCCGCCGCTCGACACCGTCCAACTCGACCAGTCCCACGGCATCGCCCTGTTGGATGCCGACGCCCAGCTGGAGAAGTACCGCAAGGTCCTCGATCGTCTGCTGGCCCTCAGCCTGATCGAGATCGAGTCCCGGGCCCTCATCCACCGCATCATCCAGTCCATCTGA
- a CDS encoding ATP-binding protein → MPTVNPPWSYVLQLPHDPRAPRIARVTLRTVLGAHGLAELVPTAELVAAELLANAHVHTTGPYALRLRAAEDGRLRIGVWDTDPRVPPGFGEGAPLDVPPDEAENGRGLPLVRACASSWGVGALTGGKVLWAECG, encoded by the coding sequence ATGCCCACCGTAAACCCGCCCTGGTCGTACGTTCTTCAACTCCCGCACGACCCCCGTGCTCCGCGCATCGCGCGGGTCACCCTGCGGACCGTGCTGGGGGCGCACGGCCTCGCCGAGCTCGTGCCCACCGCGGAGCTGGTGGCCGCCGAACTCCTCGCCAACGCCCATGTGCACACCACCGGCCCCTACGCCCTGCGGCTGCGCGCCGCCGAGGACGGGCGGCTGCGGATCGGGGTGTGGGACACCGACCCGCGGGTGCCTCCCGGGTTCGGTGAGGGGGCACCGCTCGACGTGCCGCCGGACGAGGCGGAGAACGGGCGGGGGCTGCCGCTGGTGCGGGCCTGCGCGTCCTCGTGGGGTGTGGGGGCGCTGACCGGGGGGAAGGTCCTGTGGGCGGAGTGCGGCTGA
- a CDS encoding bifunctional lytic transglycosylase/C40 family peptidase, producing MTVRKAWIAAGVAVGSALAFVMVLAVGVFVVAGNLAGGAGGSAAKTLAKGTVPAAYQALVQKWGNLCPAINPALLAAQLYQESGFNPRAQSHAAAQGIAQFIPGTWATHGVDGDGDGDRDVWDPNDAIPSAATYDCALAGYVKDVPGNLTENMLASYNAGAYAVIKYSGVPPYKETQNYVKRILSLEESFAAPVGRVDPSRQAAGAIDYAQKKLGTLYLWGGNGTADQGGRFDCSGLTKAAYESVGITLPRVANDQYNAGPHPARDELLPGDLVFFSDDLTDSRAIRHVGIYVGGGYMIDAPRPGAVIRFDPIDTPDYFGATRVTEDGAKALPTTV from the coding sequence TTGACGGTGCGTAAGGCCTGGATCGCGGCAGGCGTCGCTGTGGGTTCCGCGCTCGCCTTCGTCATGGTGCTCGCCGTCGGCGTCTTCGTCGTCGCGGGGAACCTCGCGGGCGGGGCCGGCGGAAGTGCCGCCAAGACGCTGGCGAAGGGGACCGTGCCGGCCGCGTACCAGGCCCTCGTGCAGAAGTGGGGCAATCTCTGCCCGGCCATCAACCCGGCGCTGCTCGCCGCGCAGTTGTACCAGGAGAGCGGGTTCAACCCGAGGGCGCAGAGCCACGCGGCGGCGCAGGGCATCGCCCAGTTCATCCCCGGCACCTGGGCCACCCACGGTGTCGACGGGGACGGCGACGGCGACCGGGACGTATGGGACCCGAACGACGCGATTCCCTCGGCGGCGACGTACGACTGCGCCCTCGCGGGCTATGTGAAGGACGTGCCGGGGAATCTGACCGAAAACATGCTGGCCTCGTACAACGCCGGGGCGTACGCGGTCATCAAGTACAGCGGTGTGCCGCCGTACAAGGAGACGCAGAACTACGTCAAGCGCATCCTCTCGCTGGAGGAGAGCTTCGCCGCGCCGGTCGGCCGGGTCGACCCCTCCAGGCAGGCCGCCGGGGCCATCGACTACGCGCAGAAGAAGCTCGGCACGCTCTACCTCTGGGGCGGTAACGGCACCGCTGACCAGGGAGGACGCTTCGACTGCTCGGGGCTGACCAAGGCCGCGTACGAGAGCGTGGGGATCACGCTCCCGCGGGTGGCGAACGATCAGTACAACGCGGGACCGCACCCCGCGCGGGACGAACTGCTCCCCGGCGATCTGGTCTTCTTCTCGGACGATCTCACCGATTCCCGGGCCATCCGGCATGTGGGCATTTACGTCGGCGGTGGGTACATGATCGACGCGCCGCGTCCGGGTGCCGTGATCCGATTCGACCCGATCGACACACCTGACTACTTTGGTGCCACCCGCGTCACCGAAGATGGCGCGAAAGCACTCCCCACGACGGTCTGA
- a CDS encoding phosphatase PAP2 family protein translates to MAGLADSGSNPDVDLLYDINGLAKAAPPWFDHLMEFVGEFGLLFALLGMLVWCWWGVRKRGGEDAAPTVAALVWAPLAAGVAVLVNVPIREFVERRRPFLDHEGLEVLVDGKTDYSFVSDHATLCMALAVGLFLANRRLGLIGLVFGVLGGFIRVYMGVHYPTDVVGGLALGTAVALLLSPPAMALLTPLMRAIEQSRRGAWLIKGDGAGARVNPGEARQSGPGERDLAA, encoded by the coding sequence ATGGCTGGACTCGCAGATTCCGGGTCGAACCCCGACGTCGACCTGCTCTATGACATCAACGGCCTGGCGAAGGCCGCACCGCCGTGGTTCGACCACCTCATGGAGTTCGTGGGCGAGTTCGGCCTGCTGTTCGCCTTGTTGGGGATGCTGGTGTGGTGCTGGTGGGGCGTCAGGAAGCGGGGCGGCGAGGACGCGGCCCCGACCGTGGCCGCCCTGGTGTGGGCCCCGCTCGCGGCGGGCGTCGCGGTCCTGGTGAACGTGCCGATACGTGAGTTCGTGGAGCGGCGCCGGCCCTTCCTGGACCACGAGGGGCTCGAGGTCCTGGTCGACGGCAAGACCGACTACTCGTTCGTCAGCGACCACGCGACGCTCTGCATGGCGCTGGCGGTGGGGCTGTTCCTGGCCAATCGGCGGCTCGGGCTCATCGGCCTGGTGTTCGGGGTGCTGGGCGGGTTCATCCGGGTCTACATGGGGGTGCATTACCCGACGGACGTCGTGGGCGGACTCGCGCTCGGCACGGCCGTCGCGCTGCTGCTGTCGCCGCCCGCCATGGCGCTGCTGACCCCGCTGATGCGGGCGATCGAGCAGTCGCGGCGGGGGGCGTGGCTGATCAAAGGGGACGGGGCCGGGGCGCGGGTGAACCCCGGAGAGGCCCGGCAGTCCGGGCCGGGGGAGCGCGACCTGGCGGCGTAG
- a CDS encoding metal-sensitive transcriptional regulator yields the protein MTTTGTGAGAPSSTDTTDVTDVTDVTDTADATVATDTADATVATDTTDATEAADPTALVTDHDRGIHGYHHQKQEHLKRLRRIEGQIRGLQRMVDEDVYCIDILTQVSASTKALQSFALQLLEEHLRHCVADAALKGGDEIDAKVKEATQAIARMLRT from the coding sequence ATGACGACCACCGGGACCGGCGCCGGCGCGCCCTCCTCCACGGACACCACGGACGTGACGGATGTGACGGACGTGACGGACACCGCCGACGCGACGGTCGCGACGGACACCGCCGACGCGACGGTCGCGACGGACACCACGGACGCGACCGAGGCGGCCGACCCCACGGCCCTCGTCACCGACCACGACCGGGGCATCCACGGCTACCACCACCAGAAGCAGGAACACCTCAAGCGCCTGCGCCGCATCGAGGGCCAGATCCGGGGCCTGCAGCGCATGGTCGACGAGGACGTCTACTGCATCGACATACTCACCCAGGTGTCCGCCTCCACCAAGGCGCTGCAGTCCTTCGCCCTGCAACTGCTGGAGGAGCACCTGCGCCACTGCGTCGCCGACGCGGCCCTCAAGGGCGGCGACGAGATCGACGCCAAGGTGAAGGAAGCGACCCAGGCGATCGCCCGCATGCTACGGACGTGA
- a CDS encoding DUF47 domain-containing protein — protein sequence MRFRLTPRETSFYDMFAASAGNIVTGSKLLMELLGADGPARVEIAERMRAAEHAGDDATHAIFHQLNSSFITPFDREDIYSLASSLDDIMDFMEEAVDLVVLYNVEELPKGVDQQIEVLARAAELTAEAMPNLRTMDNLTEYWIEVNRLENQADQIHRKLLAHLFSGKYDAIEVLKLKQIVDVLEEAADAFEHVANTVETIAVKES from the coding sequence GTGCGCTTTCGTCTGACCCCCAGGGAGACGAGCTTCTACGACATGTTCGCCGCCTCCGCGGGCAACATCGTCACGGGCTCGAAACTCCTGATGGAACTGCTCGGGGCGGACGGCCCCGCCCGGGTCGAGATCGCAGAGCGTATGCGAGCCGCGGAACACGCGGGTGACGACGCCACGCACGCGATCTTCCACCAGCTGAACTCCTCGTTCATCACGCCCTTCGACCGCGAGGACATCTACTCCCTGGCCTCGTCCCTCGACGACATCATGGACTTCATGGAGGAGGCCGTCGATCTGGTCGTCCTCTACAACGTCGAGGAACTGCCCAAGGGCGTCGACCAGCAGATCGAGGTGCTGGCGCGGGCCGCCGAGCTCACGGCCGAGGCCATGCCGAACCTGCGGACCATGGACAACCTCACCGAGTACTGGATCGAGGTCAACCGCCTGGAGAACCAGGCCGACCAGATCCACCGGAAACTGCTGGCCCATCTCTTCAGCGGCAAGTACGACGCCATCGAGGTGCTCAAGCTGAAGCAGATCGTGGATGTCCTGGAGGAGGCGGCCGACGCTTTCGAGCACGTGGCGAACACAGTCGAGACCATCGCCGTCAAGGAGTCCTGA